Within Haematobia irritans isolate KBUSLIRL chromosome 2, ASM5000362v1, whole genome shotgun sequence, the genomic segment GTGATACAAAAATAGTttcgaaatatttccaaaacaaaataGGCGAGTACGGTAGTAATGAGCTCTCTAAGGTTCTTAGATGACATTAACACTCTATTTGGTTATTGGAAAAATTGcgaaacatcaaaaaatgaCGACTTTGCATACTTCCAATGCCTATAGATATATAGTGGCTAAATAGACCTTTGTAGAAAGGACAGTAGGAATATGCGCGCTATCACTCGCTTTCGGAATTGAAAATAGGCCATAAAGCGGTACTTAAAATATATGTTAACAATTATACTGAAGAGTTTCTCTTAAACAAGCAATTTTTAACCTCTAGCACTTTTTCCCAAATTGGGAATGCATAAATTTTGTAGTACACACATTCTGTTTCTCCAATTGAACAAattcttttatgtaaatatttacgtTGGTTACAATCCACAATTGATCACAATCCAACACAACCACATTTTATTAAagcgaaatttttgaaaattaggatGTATATTAGCTTCTTAAAGCTAAGTTTGCTTAAAGAAAACATAATCCCCAAAATTGGCAAGATGTGGTGGAAGTCGTTATATGTCACAAATAGGTTATTCCAAATAGAGTCTACTAATATGTTTCCATATTCGTTCTCTGATGACAAACTAAAGGATATCGTTGCGATATGATATGTAATGTAGGACTAATCCAGTCTGCTTTATAAATCATTAACAACGATTGTTTTCTTCTTAGAGAACCTTCTATGTACTTGTGTGTGAATGTTGGAATggtgaaaaattttcaagaggCAAGTTTTCTTTCGTAGTTAAATATGTTTTGATAAGCTGCCATGGTAGCCATTTTAACTCTGCTTACTGCAACACGAAGTATGGAATGAGTTACCGCCTTCCTATTTTACACTTCGATCAGGCGATATTAACTTTTAGCTACAATTcggatttttttaaatccagCTTTTTTGTAACTTTTTTCTGGACTagatctttatttattttttattttttatgcttCATAGTTCAATTTACTGACATCCTTTAGTATTTCATTAGTCTATGCTGTGTGCTACATGGAATATAATGCTAATAAACCGAAGCCCCCTTTaacaggaatttttttttgatatgctGAAAATTTATAACCGTAGTTGTGTCTATGATTTCAGTATTTAAAGCTGTCACCCTGTTTTAATTTGTATCCTCGAGATGATGAATCTGATCTTTTTATCTGATGTACTGAGCCCCCAGAATGATTCTTAGCCATCAGTTTATTGTTCTTACACTGTACTTATACTCTTATACTAGCCTCCGTAGGATCCAAAAACGAGGTCCCTTGCAATTGAActaaatatacaattgggcagctttgagtgagagaagtttaccaactAGGTTCAACCAATACGTAATTGATGCGTAGAAACTCAATAACATGAGACCGATGATTACTAGATGGCCTAAAGAGGACGTTTAACCCAATTCTAGATCCCAGATCCGAACAGGGAATCTCTTATTTAAAATCATCCGTCGGCTCGTAAGAGTAGATATCctaaaggtagaattacataccatgcgttcaatgcgtacaatgcgtccgatgattgaagagttgaaatttctctttgaaatcaaaggctcgaatagtctgccgcaaacagaaacaaaacaacccttccatcaacgcacggattgacgcatggtgtgtaattctaCCTTAATCAACTTCAGTCTTCAAGTGTAAGTTGATAGAATTAAAGCATCACCCCAAGGATGATGCCCCAAATGTTTTGTACCGAATCAATTGTAGCACCATAATCCATACTGCGGATCCCATATAACAGAACCATATTCAAGAATTGTTGTGACAAGAGAAAAGAGCAACTCATAATGTAAGGATCCACGAACTCCTTCGCCCATCACTTTTTGAAAGTAAGGACGCCAGAATCCTTCTTCACCATCGTACTAATATCACTATTAAAAGTTAGTTTCTGCTCCATTAAAGAAGTGTAATTGTCAGGCCAATCCTATCCAATGTGTATAACAATAACTTCTGACAAACTCTATCGAATATCTTACTAATATCCATATATGTAACATgtctttgtgtaacaaacataaCCATTGCGGTAGGCGGACACTTGTTTACATGTCTATCTTATGGGAAGCTCAAAATTCGCGACGgctattaaattttattccaattctTTGACGGAGAATGGGATAGTGTTGCCattgtttatcaaatttttgaactcaccaccataagcgtaggaaggcctctggggagggggcttagaccccccagaaaaattttagcccccccccagaatttgaaaacctatttacgattttacatttttataaaaattaaacaagtatatactcgtacaacgcacaaagttccactaaagactttcatgcacaatcgaattacttggtttgtggtagaagtctgatatttatgaaataaagctgtggttgaacttatgatttagttgaataaaaaatagtaattgatattagaactattctttcataaataaatatcttaataatgctgcaaaaaagcgtcgccaaaaagaagtgaaaatgttctttttgggtctggaagtggtacggcggtgaagcgatgaatgtaatatgaacttgtcatagaacgaatgtccaccgtttcaacaaccgttgcaatgaatttgcatcacttcttaaggtgtgatctgaattcagtgttttgaatgtgaattaaaaattttgtgatattttcccaaataaataatttttatacttttttatgatttttaatgcattctaacgcttgttttaaacgtttattcaaatattatcgatttttctataatggatttagcatttttgaggcaaaatttgagtaatttgtaccattttatttattctcacactttttttaaactatttgaaaaaagaaaacaaaaagttacgcattaaaatataaaaaatgaagtaaaaaaacttcctgtgtagttaaaatagttaaattctttttgaggacatttttggaagtgcttttaaagttgtgcctttagaacaactcccaattttttgctgggaaaagtgtggaactaccctacgggaaatggatcaatcacagaactggtacaggactagtccctggtgtgtatggaccagtcccagttctgatcaaaacgtatggaagggactgtccaccttaacatgggtttgtcattgacggagtaaacttacattttaggacgcgtcttggactcaccccaaaggacacgtcctgggacaatttagcaggagcaacccataaacaggtcctcaggaaccagtctcggacaaactcttagaaatctttttcaatttgggctcctaatcgaacccgaaatgaaaaaatttttttttgaaatatatcgaacaaaaagttattctgataattttatttcactaaatgcgaaaattgcaactaactggagcacaggtaccagttctgtgataggtccgtcagtggcaatttgcaccaatttcccgtaggttacttttagttgctttattataaattgattctcgagttattttgatgtctatttttattcaattttatgaaataaaacattagttgaacctataagttcagtctataaagttttagctagggggctatagccccccctaggaaaattgtctagctacgttaATGCCGACCACTAGGCATTGTTGCTGTCTGACTACTTGGCAAATATTTTGTCTTGACATAACCCAACAAAaaacgtatttctttaaatgagttaaataaataaaaaaagaaagggGGACATTTTTACCGACAAGGATGTTTTATTTGTTCGGTGCGGGAAAATGTTTCGCTTCCGCCTATCGATATGGCTAtatttaaaggtgagtactatgttcgcattttcaccaaaacactgcattaacataacaaaaatctatatgaagacgattatatttttattaaatcgcTTTTACTTCtaaattgattgattgaaaaCTGTAACCTGAAAACAAGctcgttttcagcttgaaaatgaacatagtacttaccttaacatGTGAATTAAATTCCAGCCAAAGGCCTGCACAAGCAAATTCGAAATACTCGATGTTCTAGTGAAGGCAATTCACTTTACGAATACTTCGAATGTTTCGACTAATGAATAGAAAAGAAACACTGCCAAGCATTGCAGAGCCATCACATTCAAAAGGAATCGTTGTGcacttcttttaattttttttggtatttcttttaaatttattggtaTCTATTTGTTCTGTTTCACAATTTGCAAGGTTTCTATTTTACTCGTTTGACAAATGTACAATGAAGAAACATGCTTGTGTATTCGTTGCAGAGATTTGATTCCAACAGGTTAGTAATTTTCGACAAACCCCTACGAAACTCAGATGATAAGGTTCCAAAATCGCTACttgataaaatatttgccaCATAAAAAGGTCTCCCTTATGGAGTTGTGtgataaaagaatttttaaatcattataacttgatggggaatagcccaaagcaaattttcacaaagtttttattccttaaaatgaattattaaagaaaagtaatcgtgaaaaaatgacgattttagcggctaaactcgaacttaatacccacctttaggtgGAAATTAGTTTGACCTAAAGTCGCATTGTACAGAACCCCTATCATAGACATACAATCAATATATTATCTACTTTTAGGCGTTACACAATTCAGTGCTGTGATTAATCCACCACAGTCGTGCATTTTGGCAATTGGCACAACTTCCAAGAAACTCCTACCCGATCCCGATAGTCTGAAAGGGTAAATATACaaatatgcatttatatggccTGAAGATAATTTGTTCTTTTAATTGTTTCAGCTTTAAAGAAGTCAACGTTATGAATGTAACACTTTCCGCCGACCATAGAACTGTTGATGGTGCTGTCGCTGCCAAATGGTTACAATATTTCCGCGATTTCATTGAAGATCCCGCCAATATGATTCTCTAAACATAATCTCCACATACTcatcacatttttttaaatgctaCAAGTAATGCCATCACAAAAAGACATATGTCATGAAATGCATGGATGatgaaagaagaagaagatcAACTAGAAACTCTCAGAATGGACATcgcaaattgatctaaataggatcACActgtaaaaaactaaaataacaaCAACGCAAAATAGAGAGGTCTTAAATCTTGGAAACcctatgttttatttattttagtttatttctcttttgtttcttttgtttgttgttgtatttgatGAGAGACcttgtatttattattttgttaaccAATATAGCCTCAAGAAACTTAATGATACGCCCATGGATGTGTATCATCAAGCaaatattttgcgaaatatcCACTCGGATTTCcttaatacatttatttatcaCTTAATTTAAAGTTTGCAGATATGTAGTAGAAAATTAACAAGACCTCCTTTTCAACGATAACAATTGTTTTACATAACGAGGTACAATTATTGGCATTTTCAATGGACCCTCGATTGGAGGGGGTATTGATAATTGTTATGTTTCgtattagaaaaaaaaccaaaagaaaagaAAGTACGAATAAACATAGAAGAAGACACTaaaggttttgttttttttgtgtgtttattttattaaactaaacCTTATAAAActaaacagatttttttttgtaatttagttgGGTATTATTCTTAAAGCTTAACAACAAAATTGGAATGTGGgctaaattaaaaactttagcATATGCATTTTAATATTTGGAATTAGATCTATTTAATATATTCTACCATTGGGCTGGGCCAAATTCTGCCCATTCTTTAATGTAGTCATTGTGCTTCTCAACAGCTACTATCCAGTCCTTGCCACTGTAATCAATCTTAGGTAATTTGCCTTTATAGTTTTCGGGCAAGATTTCTGGAGACAAGAATTTATGCAAGGACTTCATGTCATTGCCATGGAAATGCATCTGGAAtgtgagaaaataaaataataaaacgccAGGCATTTTAAAACAACGAATCTAACACTTACCCTCTTATTCAATTTCTCTCTAACGAATGGCTTGAACAAGGACCAAACCATTTTGAAAATGAAAGGTTGCTTAACAAAATGAACTTCTTTGGTACGCAAGGGCATAGCATCTTGAATGAAGGTGAGCAAACGTTTCGAGAAGGTAGGAGACAAGGCCTTTATTTGTTTCATGCTCAGGCCCTCGAAATCCATAATACAGACAACTCCACGAACCTGAGTTTCAATTTCCAATTGAGCAGCAATATGCACCAAATACAACATGCGAAAAACATCATCGGCTGGTACAAATGATGTATCCCACATTTCACCGCAATTCACAATCAGAACACGTCGTCCCAATTGATCAACATTTTTCAGTACATTGATAACTTTGCCATTAACAAATTTATCTCTAACTTGGTCTACACATAGGCCATGTACAAGGAGGGCATGTTCTTTGCGGAAGGAAGCGGTTGTTTTCATCTGTAACGGTAAGTCAAAAGAATCGTAATATTAGTTTATAATTATCGCAATTACTAACATATTGtgtcaataataaaataaattggcaataataaagaaatttatgaAAGTAACTGTATTGCCATGACAATAAAACGAAATGTATGTATATCTTTATCTTGAAAAAGGTTTATTGACCACACAAGACAAGGCAAACAAGAACAACTTTGGCAATAAATCGATTAGCAATAAGCCATAAAAATACACCGTTTCGTCTAAAAGTCTTCTTCGGGACATTCATAATCAATAGAATTGTAATAgtttgcaaataaacaaaaataagtgTACTTGAAATAGTGGTAATcatatttgtttattgttttaattattgttACTTTGTTCCTTATTTATTTgtgattaattttgaaatatttaaataatacgTAATAGTTTTGAATGAGAAATTGAAAATCGGTTTTTTTAATAAGAGATTCAAATTATAAGGTTATTGAAAAGCATAAACAATGAGAGGACAATTTTCAAATAGAATAGAGAATAGACGGTTTCAAAAATTggggtttcaattaaaaattaatttttattaaacaagcGAGAcatgatatttttataattatacaaaaagtctagaaaccaatttttaaaaaattaaaaatatagttttctaaaattttaaaagtcacaccaaacacacaaaaattttttgtcaactatTTTTTATGCCCGATTTCCCTAGAATATGTTTTAGTTTAGCTGAAACAACCAACAACTGTTATTACCcttgagtaaaaaaaaaaaataaataatcgtATTTGcgatgtttttttcaaattttttttgtacaataattaaagaaaaatatatatctttttcatgcccataaattatatttattataacttaTGTGGTCatagggagccactgtggtgcaatggttagcatgcccgtcttgcatacacaatgtcgtgggttcgattcctgcttcgaccgaataccaaaaagtttttcagcggtggattatcccacctcagtaaggctagtgacattactgagggtttcaaagcttctctaagtggtttcactgcaatgtggaatgccgttcggactcggctataaaaaggaggtcccttgtcattgagcttaacatggaatcgggcagcattcagtgataaaagagaagttcaccaatgtggtatcacaatggactgaacagtttaagtgtgcctgatacatcgggctgccacctaacctaacctaacctatgtggtcacaaaatattttattcaaccgaaaaaatatgtattcCATTTCTCAATCATACAAATTGGCAAGACAAAGcaaacaacaaaatatcattTATTAATTACATGTGTGCTTATTTGATGATcgtttttttgcaaattaacTCGGAAAGAAAAACAATGACTTTCTAATAATTGTTTGTCCCACATAAGAAAATCAGTAAATTCAGATATACACTCTTTAAGAATTTCATCACTCACTTTTTAatgataaagaaaatattctccaaaATCAGTACATCACATTTGTGCATAACAAAAGGGTCAATAATTCATGATTAATCCATAGTTGAACATCAGACAGAGTCAAAAAATAGTCATTCCAATGATCAATCATCCTGAGACTCACAGAATGCTTGATGGGTATAAAACAATAAAAGCAATGTATGTATGTACTATGAATATGTCTTGTATTTGCTAACAAATCGGACTTATTCCAAATTAAGGCATAACAGGAAATGcctacattattttttttttaaatgatgaGGGCTGAGACCCATAGATATTTGAGACTAATTTTCAATTAGGATTTCGTACCTTTTGGGTttattttcgaataaaaaaaaatcaccattGTGGGTGAGTAATCGAAAATTGTGCAAGTTATATCCACAATATCGCTTACACTCACAACAGTTTGGttataattttcaatgttaaattgtaaaatatgctatctaaataatttgaatatttttcattcaTCCATCACTATGAAATGATACTGGGCAAGATAAGATATTTTCCTAACGATtgatgtttccattaaaaaaaaaatacaaataaaataaaatatttaataagcgGATCTTATACCACACACTCAAATGTATGATCATCCATGCACATATTGTATGTGACGAAATCAGTGACCATAGAAAtgacatattttatttatgaagaagcttatcaattttgtattttgttttcatcACACGCTGTATAGTTCGTTATTTCATGGTCCTTGTGCATTTCTAAGAAGattaaaatatcattcaaatttagacaaaacgaAATTATtgcagtttttattttattatgaattaCCATCGTATGGTATATTTGTATCAGTAATCAGTAAATTgtcaaaacacacacacacataattataattccatttatattttatttccataattgtATGACGAATCTTATCACCAACGAAATGAACATTTATAAGTTCAAAGGCTCAGGCAATAAAATACACATGCATTAGGAACAtgaatttcgtttttattttattttttttataatggaatcAACCTAAGAAAGTGGAACTCGTTGCAAAAGATTactatatttaataaattttatttaaaattacatattacagtagtagaataaataaaaaatgtgtcatAAGTTTATACTATTGGTATTGGCTATAATATGTAGAGCGTCTCGATGCCCTTATCAGTATGGCTGTAACATCAGTATTGATGCATATTGGCGTCACTAAATTTATTGTGACCCCTGTGAACGGGAACAAGCCATTGTAGACAAGACGAAATGACACgacaaattattaattaatgcttttttcgaaattaatagttgtaattctaaaaaaataattcatattatttatttatagattaCTGCAATATTTGTGCCATATTATTTTACAGTTTTATCACTTCCATATTCAATAAATTACAAAGTTTTGTATTCTCGATATATGCCACTATTTATATAAAGTATTCCACTAGAGATACAAATGTCGAAAATAGTcttttggttaaaaatttaattttttgtaaagaataaaatcaaatttttaaatcgaGGCAAATCAACTAATGGTTTTTTAACCATCAAATCGAAAAGTTGATTTtcgattgaaaagaaaaaagaatgCAAATCTTTTTAGGCTGATAAGTTATCAAAGAATCGAAAGAAGCCACTTAAAAAGTCGACTTCTGAATAATAGCAAAAGTTGAAAGTGCACTGGCTTCGATACAAAAAAAAGAAGtaaatttgtcattaaaattaaaccaatcaaacaatttcataaaatttatatttttcattattgTAATGATTGATTTGCTATTAAACTTAGAACAATTTCATAcaattaacaaacatttttattgtgcCAATGAAAAGTGTCCTTTaggtaaatttaattatttttaattttttttttattttaaaaaaacgaactgtaaaaattttgaaaaatacgaAAAGCTGAATTTTGATTCTCATTAGCATAGCTTTGTTTTAAAACCCCAAAAATCCTCTAGCTGTTTAAATATTCAAAGAAATGtcttaatacaacgaaaacagTGAACGTACCAAGAAagaatttgtttataaatataaaacattttactaatttaagaaaatgtatttacattttttatgttttttaagaaaattatgtagGAAATAATTgtagttaaaaattattaaaacatcCTTAGCGCTgaacgaagttcaagacagacaGAATTTATGTAAAATATGCCAGAAATGAGGTCTATCGGTTTAACCTAGTACTGACTTTGATACATAGCTTCAAACCGAGTGAGATGGAAGAAGGGATATTATTAGCGCCCTATGCTCCAGTGGGAGttaaaggaataaaataaaataaatgtacatTTTAGATACTTATGAacataattttagtaaattacacttattTCAGAAAAATATGAACTTTGTTTATTTCGAATTTTAGTATTTAGTAATTGTatactttatttgtataaaacactattttattgttatttttgtaataaaaataatcgaaataaggacaattttttgtcagaatttgccaaatttaattaaaatcaattaattatcaTTTAATAAAAAGGGATAAACTGACTATAGAAATCTTCGATGACTTTTATCTGAGGGTAgacatattacaaaaaaaat encodes:
- the LOC142227319 gene encoding clavesin-1, whose protein sequence is MSNTNSEQAFNLRVGYFTPETMEIAKNELRETPEVKEAAIVELRELLNSCPDIKYRDDDEFLLIFLRACHFYPKSAFEKMKTTASFRKEHALLVHGLCVDQVRDKFVNGKVINVLKNVDQLGRRVLIVNCGEMWDTSFVPADDVFRMLYLVHIAAQLEIETQVRGVVCIMDFEGLSMKQIKALSPTFSKRLLTFIQDAMPLRTKEVHFVKQPFIFKMVWSLFKPFVREKLNKRMHFHGNDMKSLHKFLSPEILPENYKGKLPKIDYSGKDWIVAVEKHNDYIKEWAEFGPAQW